In Humulus lupulus chromosome 6, drHumLupu1.1, whole genome shotgun sequence, a single genomic region encodes these proteins:
- the LOC133782072 gene encoding eukaryotic translation initiation factor 2 subunit beta: MADNEDKKEEIGEFSTFDPSKKKKKKKVVIQDLLDDSEEKLTEKVESLTVSDGLESTFSGLKKKKKKPVETSTLIDEVGSDAVEELESEDLVHVDEEEEGDLPPRYPWEGSDRNYEYEELLGRVFNILRENNPELAGDRRRTVMRPPQVLREGTKKTVFVNFMDLCKSMHRQPDHVMTFLLAELGTNGSLDGQQRLVVKGRFAPKNFEGILRRYINEYVICVGCKSPDTILSKENRLFFLRCEKCGSGRSVAPIKAGFVARVGRRKAET, translated from the exons ATGGCAGACAACGAGGACAAGAAGGAGGAGATTGGAGAA TTCTCCACTTTCGATCCtagcaaaaagaagaagaagaagaaggttgtCATCCAGGACCTCTTAGATGACTCTGAGGAGAAATTGACTGAGAAAGTTGAAAGTCTTACGG TTTCTGATGGCCTTGAAAGTACATTTTCTggtttgaaaaagaagaagaagaagcca GTTGAAACTAGCACTTTGATTGATGAGGTTGGTAGTGATGCAGTGGAAGAGTTGGAAAGTGAAG ATCTTGTTCATgttgacgaagaagaagaaggagatcTACCTCCACGCTATCCTTGGGAAGGGAGTGATCGCAATTATGAATATGAGGAG CTTCTTGGTAGGGTGTTTAACATCCTTCGAGAGAATAATCCTGAGCTGGCAGGGGACAGGCGTAGGACAGTTATGAGGCCTCCACAAGTACTTCGTGAAGGAACAAAGAAAACTGTCTTTGTGAATTTCATGGATCTCTGCAAATC AATGCATCGACAACCAGATCATGTCATGACTTTCTTGCTTGCTGAATTGGGAACAAACGGATCACTTGATGGACAGCAAAGATTGGTTGTGAAGGGAAGATTTGCACCCAAGAATTTTGAAGGAATTCTAAGGCGATATATCA ATGAGTATGTCATCTGCGTTGGATGCAAAAGTCCTGACACAATTCTTTCAAAGGAGAATCGTCTCTTCTTCCTTAGATGTGAGAAG TGCGGTTCTGGCCGATCAGTTGCCCCAATTAAAGCTGGTTTCGTTGCTCGTGTTGGTCGTAGGAAAGCTGAAACATGA